In a single window of the Nicotiana tomentosiformis chromosome 8, ASM39032v3, whole genome shotgun sequence genome:
- the LOC138897742 gene encoding uncharacterized protein, producing the protein MAEYEACILGLRLAIDMNIQELLIIGDSNLLVHQVLGEWATKNTKIFPYLHYVQEMIKEFTKIEFKHVPRIQNEFKDALATLSSMIQHPDKNFIDHILIEIHKQPAYGAHVEEEIDENPWFHDIKKYLEKGEYPESATHTHKRTLRRLANHFFQSRGILYRRTHDLGLLRCVDAKEASRLLEEIHAGTYEPHMNGFILAKKILTMGYFWMTMETYCIKYVQKCH; encoded by the coding sequence atggcagagtATGAGGCCTGCATCTTAGGACTCAGATTGGCTATTGACATGAACATTCAAGAGCTGCTGATAATCGGAGACTCAAATCTTTTGGTGCACCAGGTTCTAGgggaatgggctacaaagaacacaaaaatatttcCATATTTGCACTATGTACAAGAGATGATAAAGgagttcacaaagatagagttcaaacatgttccaagaaTTCAGAATGAGTTTAAAGACGCATTAGCcactttgtcttccatgatacaacacccagataagaatttcatcgatcataTCCTAATAGAAATTCATAAGCAGCCAGCTTAtggtgctcatgttgaagaagagattgacgaAAACCCGTGGTTTCACGACATCAAGAAGTACTTGGAAAAAGGAGAATACCCAGAGAGTGCTACCCACACTCATAAGCGCACacttcgaagattggccaaccatttctttcaaagtagAGGAATTTTGTATAGAAGGACGCATGACTTGGGATTACTaagatgtgtcgatgccaaggaggcatccagattgctcgaggaaatacatgccggaacctaCGAaccccacatgaatggtttcatttTGGCCAAGAAGATACTAACAAtggggtatttctggatgactatggaaacatacTGTATCAAGTACGTTCAAAAGTGTCACTAA